In Leclercia adecarboxylata, the sequence CAGGAGCCGAACGATGCGCTGTCCAGCCGTATTGGCCGCACCATCATGTCGCAGACCGTTACGAAAATTTGCCTGCGCGATCCGGAAGCTATCCGCACGGATTACGCCTTCCTCACTGATGCGGAATACGATGCGCTGATGTCGATTACTGAACACTCCAGGCAGTTCCTGGTTAAACAGGGGCAACAGTCTGCTATTGCTTCTTTCAACCTCTATCCGCGCAACAGCGACGATATTGATGCGGATATTAAGACAATGGACAACATCCTTAGTGTGTTGTCCGGTGAACCACAAAACGCCGAAATCGCGCATGAGCTGGTACAACGGCTCGGTAATGAGCCTGAAGCATGGCTCAAAGAATACTGGCGTCTGACGGCTTAACAACGAGGCAAAACACCATGAAAAAATCACTTACGGCAGTGCTGCTGACCACCGGCTTGATTCTTGGGGGCGCGCAAAGCGCCTCCGCTGGCATCATCGTGACCAACCCTACCGAGCTGGCTAAACAGGTCGAGCAGCTTCAGCAAATGGCTCAACAGCTGGAGCAGCTTAAAAGCCAGCTGGAGACGCAGAAAAATATGTATGAGTCGATGGCTAAAACAACCAACCTGGGTGATCTGCTGGGGACGTCAACCAATACGCTGGCGAATAACCTGCCCGACAACTGGAAAGAGGTGTACAGCGACGCTATGAACTCCAGTTCGTCGGTCACGCCTTCTGTTAACAGCATGATGGGCCAGTTTAATGCTGAGGTTGACGACATGACGCCCAGCGAAGCAATCGCCTATATGAACAAAAAGCTGGCGGAAAAAGGTGCTTACGACCGTGTGATGGCCGAAAAAGCCTACAACAACCAGATGCAAGAGCTGAGCGATATGCAGGCGCTGACGCAGCAGATTAAATCGACGCCAGACCTGAAATCCATTGCCGACCTGCAAGCACGTATCCAAACGTCACAAGGCGCTATACAGGGTGAGCAGGCGAAGCTGAATTTGATGAATATGTTACAGCAATCGCAGGACAAACTTTTGCGCGCACAGAAGGATCGTGCGACCCGTAATTTTGTTTTTGGAACCGGTGGGGACGTTACCGCGTCACCTTCAATTAACTGAGGAAATTATGAAAAAACTACTGCTGCTTATCCCTTTCTTCCTGGCGGCCTGCGACGCTTCGCATGACGTTGATTGGTACAAAAAGCATGACAAAGAGCGCAAGGCAACGATCGAGGAGTGCAAGAAGAATGCTGATGAACTCCAGAAGCCAGACTGCAAAAACGCGCGTGAGGCTGATCGCCAGCTGTTTGTTCACGGTAAAGAGGACGGTGAAATTAACTCACCGAAAATTTAAGAGTAAGGAGGCAATATGGCATTCACCCTGGTACAAGACATTTTCGCAAAAGTAGACGGGGCGATTACGTCAATGGTGAGCGCCAACGTTGCCACCATTATCTCTGACGTTACGCCTCTGGTGGCAACCTGCCTGACCATAAAGCTGATGATGCAGGGTTTGTACTCGATGTTTAATCCGGGGGCAGGCGACAGCCTAAGCTCGCTGATTAAAGAGTATCTATCTATAGCCCTTATCCTGAGCTTTGCGACGGCAGGCGGCTGGTTTCAGCAGGATTTGGTTAATGTGGCGCTTCACATGCCAGATGATTTTGCTGGCATCTTATCTTCCCCCGATAAAGTCGAAGCCAGCGGCGTACCGGCGATCATTGATAGCGGTATTGAAAAAGGCGTCAGGATTGTAAATACAGCCTGGGATGCAGCGGATGTATTTTCGTCAAGCGGCCTGGCCGCATATGCCATTGGCGGAATTATGTTGGTTGCTACCGTTGTGCTGGGTGGCCTCGGTGCGGGCTTTGTGATCATGGCGAAAATCCTTCTTGCCGTTACGCTTTGTTTCGGCCCGATTGCCATTTTCTGCCTACTGTGGGGGCCAACAAAAAACATCTTCGCGCGCTGGCTTGGATCGGTAATCAACTACGGGCTGGTCGTTGTCGTGCTGGCTCTCGTGTTTGGTTTCATCATGCAGATGTTCGACAACCTTCTGTCCTCGATGAACTCCGATGCGGCCTATTCATCTATCACTGGCTCTATGGCCGCGCTGCTGCTGACCATTATCTCTATCTTTGTTCTGTTTCAGATCCCACAGGTCGCCCAGAGCTGGGGTAGCGGTATCAGTGCCGGTGTCGCAGATGCTGCACGTTCTACCGGTTCTTCAATGCAGGCGCTTGGCAACATGGGCAGTCATGGCATGTTTGGCGGTAATGCGTTCCGGGGCGGTAATACCGGCGGCGGCAGCGGCGGTAATAGTGGCGGTGGACAATCGCAGGGTGGCGCCAGTGGAGGAAAAAGTGGCTCTAATCTGAGTGGCAAAGCAAGGGGCAGTCGCGGGAAGCGGGCTGCATAAAATTAAAACAAAAGTCGTTGAAATTGCAATTTCGACGACTTATT encodes:
- a CDS encoding type IV secretion system protein, whose amino-acid sequence is MAFTLVQDIFAKVDGAITSMVSANVATIISDVTPLVATCLTIKLMMQGLYSMFNPGAGDSLSSLIKEYLSIALILSFATAGGWFQQDLVNVALHMPDDFAGILSSPDKVEASGVPAIIDSGIEKGVRIVNTAWDAADVFSSSGLAAYAIGGIMLVATVVLGGLGAGFVIMAKILLAVTLCFGPIAIFCLLWGPTKNIFARWLGSVINYGLVVVVLALVFGFIMQMFDNLLSSMNSDAAYSSITGSMAALLLTIISIFVLFQIPQVAQSWGSGISAGVADAARSTGSSMQALGNMGSHGMFGGNAFRGGNTGGGSGGNSGGGQSQGGASGGKSGSNLSGKARGSRGKRAA
- a CDS encoding type IV secretion system protein, whose protein sequence is MKKSLTAVLLTTGLILGGAQSASAGIIVTNPTELAKQVEQLQQMAQQLEQLKSQLETQKNMYESMAKTTNLGDLLGTSTNTLANNLPDNWKEVYSDAMNSSSSVTPSVNSMMGQFNAEVDDMTPSEAIAYMNKKLAEKGAYDRVMAEKAYNNQMQELSDMQALTQQIKSTPDLKSIADLQARIQTSQGAIQGEQAKLNLMNMLQQSQDKLLRAQKDRATRNFVFGTGGDVTASPSIN
- the eexN gene encoding IncN-type entry exclusion lipoprotein EexN; this encodes MKKLLLLIPFFLAACDASHDVDWYKKHDKERKATIEECKKNADELQKPDCKNAREADRQLFVHGKEDGEINSPKI